Proteins encoded by one window of Paenibacillus sp. DCT19:
- a CDS encoding Na(+)/H(+) antiporter subunit F1: protein MLSSLLFISLLILSLAILGCLYRVLRGPSMADRITALDTIGINVIAIVAVLSMMLKTQAYLDIILLIGILAFLSTVAFARYIERGAVFKNDGDR, encoded by the coding sequence ATGTTGTCCTCACTGCTGTTTATTTCGTTGCTTATTCTATCGCTAGCTATTCTCGGCTGTCTGTATCGTGTCCTTCGAGGACCCTCAATGGCAGACCGGATCACAGCCCTAGATACGATAGGCATTAATGTCATTGCCATTGTAGCTGTATTATCCATGATGCTTAAGACACAAGCCTATTTGGATATTATTTTATTGATTGGCATTCTCGCATTTTTAAGTACGGTAGCCTTTGCACGTTATATCGAACGGGGGGCGGTGTTCAAAAATGATGGAGATCGTTAA
- a CDS encoding Na+/H+ antiporter subunit E — translation MAFQIILNLIIAFVWMFLNNAWNGVGFITGYLLGLLLIGGMRRFFPQRLYVVRVWAIIKLLILLLKELVRASIEVIRQIIKPKLDIRPGIFTYRTELSSDWEVTLLCLLISLTPGSLPLEISGNQRKLFIHALDIKDEQKLRDDIKNTFEKAIMEVTR, via the coding sequence ATGGCCTTTCAGATAATACTCAATCTTATTATCGCTTTTGTATGGATGTTTCTGAACAATGCATGGAACGGTGTTGGTTTTATTACTGGTTATTTACTTGGTTTGCTGCTCATTGGCGGCATGCGACGTTTCTTCCCGCAACGGTTGTATGTTGTACGCGTCTGGGCGATCATCAAGTTGCTTATACTGCTGCTTAAAGAACTGGTGCGAGCCAGTATTGAGGTCATCCGTCAGATCATTAAACCTAAGCTTGATATTCGGCCAGGTATCTTCACCTATCGAACAGAACTATCTTCCGATTGGGAAGTCACCCTGCTCTGTCTGCTGATCTCGCTAACACCAGGTTCCTTGCCACTCGAAATCTCAGGAAATCAACGTAAACTGTTTATCCATGCTCTGGATATTAAGGATGAACAAAAGCTCAGAGATGATATCAAGAACACGTTTGAAAAAGCAATCATGGAGGTGACACGTTAA
- a CDS encoding Na(+)/H(+) antiporter subunit C → MTIILQIGRIADMEILMCVAVGILFAVAVFLILSRSLLRIVLGMSILTHGVHLLLITMSRLKTGAPPLLGEQAERYVDPLPQALILTSIVINFGLTAFFFVLSYRSYLKLKTDDMEEVRGRPYE, encoded by the coding sequence ATGACTATTATTCTACAGATCGGGAGGATCGCTGATATGGAAATATTGATGTGTGTAGCCGTTGGCATTCTGTTTGCGGTCGCCGTCTTCTTAATCTTATCGCGGAGCCTGCTCCGGATTGTACTTGGCATGTCGATTCTTACACATGGCGTGCATCTGTTGTTAATTACGATGTCTCGCCTCAAGACCGGAGCTCCACCTTTACTCGGAGAGCAGGCGGAACGTTATGTTGACCCGCTGCCTCAGGCGCTTATTTTGACATCAATCGTTATTAATTTTGGTTTAACTGCCTTTTTCTTTGTTCTGTCCTACCGTTCATATCTGAAACTGAAAACCGACGATATGGAAGAAGTAAGGGGGCGGCCATATGAATAA
- a CDS encoding cache domain-containing protein, with product MMSFKLRTVLTAIFATLSLLVSLTIGYIFSQKSFLAVETEIGHSLMGTASQASDKLDRFMWSRSGELDLLGRMAALEDRFEPSEIQMLLDQLQDSFPSYSWVGYMNPEGKVLAATDGILLGEDLSERPVYQEGIKGKFIGDVHDAVLLAKLLPNPTGEPLQFVDISFPVKDSDGNTRGVLAAHLSWAWAKEVEDSILAPLLSEEKDIEFFIVSKKENTVLLGPKDWLGKPLKLAQIQQAQMNKSSWTTEKWPDGKKYVTGFAYSQGHLDYPGLGWTVVIRQVQSTAFASVSDMLWFNIWSGLAVTLLFALIGWWVSRKIAAPLMRLTRVANQLRAGEEVQIPENKGFGEIEELSRSLREMVVSLTARTKCVRTICSH from the coding sequence ATGATGTCATTCAAACTTAGAACTGTACTTACAGCAATCTTTGCTACGTTATCTTTGCTTGTATCGTTAACAATCGGTTATATTTTCAGTCAAAAGTCGTTCCTTGCAGTGGAGACGGAAATCGGACACTCGTTAATGGGTACTGCTTCACAAGCATCTGACAAATTAGATCGTTTTATGTGGTCACGTTCAGGTGAACTGGATCTGCTAGGTCGAATGGCTGCGCTGGAGGATCGATTCGAGCCTAGTGAAATTCAGATGTTATTGGATCAGCTTCAGGATAGCTTTCCCTCTTATTCCTGGGTAGGATACATGAATCCTGAAGGAAAAGTTCTTGCTGCAACCGATGGTATTTTGTTAGGGGAAGATTTATCCGAAAGACCTGTGTATCAGGAAGGGATTAAGGGTAAATTCATTGGAGATGTCCATGATGCGGTGTTGCTTGCGAAACTTCTGCCTAACCCCACAGGTGAACCGCTGCAATTTGTCGATATAAGCTTTCCAGTAAAGGATAGTGATGGCAATACCCGTGGTGTTCTCGCTGCACATTTGAGCTGGGCTTGGGCGAAGGAAGTTGAAGACTCCATTCTTGCTCCGTTGCTTTCTGAGGAGAAGGATATTGAATTTTTTATTGTGAGTAAGAAAGAAAACACGGTGCTATTAGGACCGAAAGATTGGTTGGGTAAACCGTTAAAATTAGCTCAAATCCAACAAGCACAAATGAACAAAAGCAGTTGGACAACCGAAAAATGGCCAGATGGAAAAAAATACGTTACTGGATTTGCGTATAGCCAAGGGCATTTGGATTATCCAGGACTCGGATGGACGGTAGTAATCCGCCAGGTTCAATCCACCGCTTTTGCGTCTGTATCAGATATGCTCTGGTTCAACATCTGGTCAGGGCTTGCAGTTACGCTGTTATTTGCACTGATTGGATGGTGGGTTTCCCGTAAAATTGCGGCTCCATTGATGCGCCTTACACGAGTAGCTAATCAGCTTCGTGCTGGAGAAGAAGTACAGATTCCAGAGAATAAGGGGTTTGGAGAGATTGAAGAACTATCTCGTTCCCTTAGGGAAATGGTCGTTTCACTAACTGCTCGTACTAAGTGCGTGCGGACAATCTGTAGCCACTAA
- a CDS encoding ABC transporter substrate-binding protein has protein sequence MNNKYIKDQLTAAGVTDLGEVPTPEQLVSLKPDLFIVYTGTEGIDQLSLIAPVVQIEYGKRPFRELLLELGKLTNREDKAQAWISNWEKQISELKPKVEEAVGNRTVSILNPYDKGLYVFGHNYGRGGEVIYGEFGLKAPTKAQAEAIDSGTGWASISMEVLPEYAGDIIFTSPWSGDTSDAKKVYEHKLWKSLPAVKANHVFQLDPTSDTYNDPVTLEGQLKFITDSLLSAK, from the coding sequence ATGAACAACAAGTACATTAAGGATCAACTCACAGCAGCAGGAGTTACTGATCTGGGAGAAGTGCCTACACCAGAGCAACTGGTTAGTTTAAAACCTGATTTATTTATCGTATATACGGGGACAGAGGGAATTGATCAGTTATCACTCATTGCACCTGTAGTACAGATTGAATATGGTAAACGTCCTTTCAGAGAGCTATTGCTCGAACTAGGCAAGCTGACCAACAGAGAAGACAAAGCGCAAGCTTGGATAAGCAATTGGGAAAAGCAGATTAGCGAGTTAAAGCCTAAAGTGGAAGAGGCTGTAGGAAATCGTACCGTGTCCATCCTGAATCCTTATGACAAAGGATTATATGTCTTCGGTCATAATTACGGCCGTGGAGGTGAAGTCATCTATGGCGAGTTTGGGCTCAAGGCACCAACTAAAGCTCAGGCAGAAGCAATCGACAGTGGAACAGGATGGGCATCCATCTCTATGGAAGTATTACCCGAATATGCGGGAGACATCATTTTCACTAGCCCATGGTCTGGTGATACAAGTGATGCTAAGAAAGTTTACGAGCACAAACTATGGAAGAGTCTGCCTGCAGTTAAAGCGAATCACGTATTCCAACTTGATCCTACCTCGGATACATACAATGATCCGGTAACGTTGGAGGGTCAACTGAAGTTTATTACTGACAGCCTATTGTCAGCGAAGTAA
- a CDS encoding MerR family transcriptional regulator, with product MTYSIGEVAKKLDLTVYTLRYYDREGLMPFVERTSNGTRLFKESDIDFLKIIQCLKATGMPIKDIKDFIAWCSEGDSTLKQRYDMFTERRASVEAQIAELQKTMEVIDHKCAYYESALSAGTEKIHKVNTGSPITN from the coding sequence ATGACATATTCGATTGGCGAGGTTGCCAAAAAATTAGATCTTACGGTGTATACACTGCGCTACTACGATCGAGAGGGACTCATGCCTTTTGTTGAACGGACTTCTAATGGAACTCGGTTATTCAAGGAATCTGACATTGATTTTCTTAAGATCATTCAATGTCTGAAAGCAACCGGAATGCCAATCAAAGATATTAAAGACTTCATTGCCTGGTGCTCTGAAGGAGACTCTACGTTGAAGCAAAGATACGACATGTTTACAGAGCGCAGAGCTAGCGTAGAAGCTCAGATTGCGGAGCTACAGAAGACGATGGAAGTGATCGACCATAAATGCGCGTATTATGAGAGTGCACTAAGTGCGGGTACAGAAAAAATACACAAGGTGAATACGGGTAGCCCTATCACCAACTAA
- a CDS encoding NAD(P)-dependent alcohol dehydrogenase encodes MIIAKARAVDGPDQQFRNAEIKRRDLDTSDVLIEIKYAGICHSDIHTAHGDWGPVNYPLVPGHEIAGIVTDVGTGVTKYKVGDRVGVGCMVDSCGECDNCRKGEEQYCLKGNIQTYAGVDKYGEPTQGGYSTHIVVTENFVVRIPDNIALDAAAPLLCAGITTYSPLHHWGAGPGKKVAVVGMGGLGHMAVKIAHAMGAEVTVLSQSLSKKEDGLQFGAAHYYATSEPETFEKLAGSFDLMINTVSASIDINAYLSLLTLDGTIVNVGAPAEPLPVQVFSLIGHRRSFAGSMIGGIRETQEMLDFCAEHNIAPNIEVISADQIDEAYKRVLASDVKYRFVIDASTI; translated from the coding sequence TTGATTATAGCTAAAGCGAGAGCAGTTGACGGACCAGACCAACAATTTCGAAATGCCGAAATTAAAAGACGGGATCTTGATACCAGTGACGTACTGATCGAGATTAAATATGCGGGCATTTGCCATTCTGATATTCATACTGCACACGGTGACTGGGGGCCTGTGAACTATCCACTCGTTCCTGGACACGAAATTGCCGGCATTGTAACGGATGTAGGTACAGGTGTAACCAAATATAAAGTAGGCGACCGTGTAGGTGTTGGATGTATGGTGGATTCTTGTGGCGAGTGTGACAATTGCCGCAAAGGTGAAGAGCAATACTGTCTCAAAGGAAACATTCAGACCTATGCTGGGGTAGACAAGTATGGTGAGCCTACCCAAGGTGGTTACTCTACACATATCGTTGTAACAGAGAACTTCGTTGTTCGAATCCCTGATAATATTGCGCTTGATGCAGCTGCACCATTGCTGTGCGCAGGTATCACGACGTATTCACCACTACATCACTGGGGAGCTGGCCCAGGCAAAAAAGTAGCGGTAGTAGGTATGGGCGGACTTGGTCATATGGCTGTTAAAATTGCACATGCGATGGGTGCGGAGGTTACTGTACTATCCCAATCGCTTAGCAAGAAGGAAGACGGCTTGCAATTTGGTGCTGCCCATTATTATGCGACAAGTGAACCGGAAACATTTGAGAAACTTGCAGGTTCTTTTGACCTGATGATTAATACGGTAAGTGCCAGTATTGACATTAATGCATACCTGTCTCTGCTCACGCTGGATGGTACAATCGTTAACGTTGGTGCGCCAGCAGAACCATTGCCCGTACAAGTATTTTCTCTCATTGGTCACCGTCGTTCGTTCGCGGGTTCCATGATTGGCGGTATTCGTGAGACACAGGAGATGCTCGACTTCTGTGCTGAACATAACATCGCACCCAACATTGAAGTGATCTCAGCAGATCAGATTGATGAAGCTTACAAACGTGTACTTGCTTCAGACGTGAAATATCGCTTTGTTATTGATGCGAGTACGATTTAA
- a CDS encoding iron chaperone — METFAEYLASIDNPEHKERTEEVLKWVTEKFPSLKPKIAWNQPMFTDHETFIIGFSVSKQHLAVAPEKVVINQFSEEIVQAGYEHTNQLIRMKWKQPTDFSLLERIIEFNIKDKADCTTFWRK; from the coding sequence ATGGAGACTTTTGCAGAATATTTAGCAAGCATTGATAACCCGGAGCATAAGGAACGAACGGAAGAGGTTTTGAAATGGGTTACGGAGAAATTTCCAAGTTTAAAGCCTAAGATTGCGTGGAATCAGCCGATGTTTACTGACCATGAGACCTTTATTATCGGTTTTAGTGTGTCGAAGCAGCATCTGGCTGTTGCTCCCGAGAAAGTAGTTATTAATCAGTTCTCAGAAGAGATCGTGCAGGCAGGTTATGAGCATACCAATCAACTCATTCGTATGAAGTGGAAACAGCCGACTGATTTTTCGTTACTTGAAAGAATAATTGAGTTTAACATTAAAGATAAAGCAGATTGCACTACGTTTTGGCGTAAATAG
- a CDS encoding HAMP domain-containing sensor histidine kinase, producing the protein MDRKLRRKGPRPSTSILSHWTLRYFLILCIGFTIIVAGALYWIRTTSIEKSLKTAELLGLEIADRVTIDNNKLHVPPDLDMMVTKREKLFNTDHYFCVMVLDNNNQLIFSQPKMTQEEVFYRLSDDFREPRNNKYAGVTVNINEGDQTLGKVWVMQSKQSLTFGPETMWLVLLILGGLILCGWFTIYLLSNKLSRPIRQVAYAAEQIRGGNYDVSLDIKTREREITELVSSFRDMATRLRQLEEWRTLSLAGVSHELKTPVTSIKGLVMAVRDDVVSPQEGKEFLDIALKESERMERMIADLLDYNAMSAGSVAVRKERTDLKLLVGEIIYQWKIAYEDKTPEVELHAPAGPLYTIGDTLRIQQIIVNLLNNGLQATASGQTAKFDIELRAEGDNLFIDVQDYGTGISEADQPKIFERFYRGEIKKRRNRGLGLGLTYSRLLANAQNGELSLTSSTPDGSRFTLRLPRWTTPKHVTKEQTYPSPVKA; encoded by the coding sequence TTGGATCGCAAACTGAGAAGAAAGGGACCGAGACCTTCAACATCCATTTTGTCCCACTGGACACTTCGATATTTTCTGATCCTGTGCATTGGTTTCACCATAATTGTAGCAGGAGCGCTCTATTGGATCCGTACAACCTCGATTGAGAAAAGTCTCAAGACCGCAGAATTGTTAGGACTGGAGATTGCCGATCGTGTAACCATTGACAATAATAAGCTTCATGTACCACCCGATCTAGACATGATGGTAACCAAGAGGGAGAAACTATTTAATACAGATCATTATTTCTGTGTCATGGTGTTGGACAACAACAATCAATTGATTTTCTCTCAGCCTAAAATGACTCAAGAAGAGGTATTTTATCGACTGTCCGACGATTTTCGTGAACCAAGAAATAACAAATATGCAGGAGTAACCGTCAACATAAACGAAGGTGATCAAACCCTTGGAAAAGTATGGGTTATGCAATCTAAACAATCTCTTACATTCGGCCCAGAAACGATGTGGCTTGTGCTGTTAATTCTGGGAGGATTGATTCTATGTGGATGGTTTACGATCTATCTGCTATCCAACAAGTTATCCCGGCCTATTCGCCAAGTAGCTTATGCGGCTGAACAAATTCGTGGTGGTAACTACGATGTTAGCCTCGATATCAAAACCCGAGAACGTGAGATCACTGAACTCGTAAGCTCCTTCCGAGATATGGCGACACGTTTAAGACAACTTGAGGAATGGCGTACTCTTTCATTAGCAGGCGTGAGTCATGAACTCAAGACACCCGTCACTTCCATTAAAGGGCTCGTTATGGCGGTACGCGACGATGTGGTGAGTCCTCAGGAAGGAAAAGAGTTTTTGGATATTGCCTTGAAGGAATCGGAACGCATGGAGCGGATGATTGCAGATCTACTCGATTACAATGCGATGTCTGCCGGAAGTGTTGCTGTGCGCAAGGAACGAACGGATCTGAAGTTATTGGTTGGCGAGATCATCTATCAGTGGAAGATTGCGTACGAAGATAAGACACCCGAGGTTGAACTACATGCACCTGCAGGCCCATTGTACACCATTGGTGACACCTTGCGTATTCAACAAATTATCGTTAATTTACTGAATAACGGTCTTCAAGCTACTGCTTCTGGTCAAACAGCCAAGTTCGACATTGAATTGCGGGCAGAAGGTGACAATCTATTTATAGATGTACAGGACTATGGCACAGGTATATCCGAGGCTGATCAACCGAAAATATTTGAACGTTTCTATCGCGGAGAGATCAAAAAACGCAGAAATCGCGGTTTGGGGCTTGGACTTACCTACAGCAGGCTACTCGCCAACGCCCAGAACGGAGAACTGTCTCTCACCTCAAGCACACCTGATGGAAGTAGGTTCACGTTAAGGCTACCACGTTGGACAACGCCTAAACATGTGACTAAAGAGCAAACGTATCCTTCTCCAGTTAAAGCCTGA
- a CDS encoding response regulator transcription factor — protein sequence MKSILIVEDEQAIARVLAAYLRKAEFEVHHAADGPTALTLFDSVNPSLVLLDVMLPGMDGWDLLRIIREKSACPVIMLTALDDIRDRLNGLNAGADDYMSKPFVPEEVVARVNAVLRRNPHYTSGSEDKRCYGNLVIDLAAKQVLLNGAEVALTPRDLSLLIFLSEYPNRTFTRDHLIEQVWGMDYDGSDRAVDLSIKRLRQALSHWLPETGEIRTLRGMGYQFWIAN from the coding sequence TTGAAATCCATACTCATCGTCGAGGATGAGCAAGCCATTGCACGGGTTCTGGCTGCTTATCTGAGAAAAGCAGAATTTGAGGTGCATCATGCAGCAGATGGCCCCACTGCACTTACCCTTTTTGATTCCGTGAATCCTTCCCTAGTTTTACTTGATGTAATGCTACCTGGAATGGACGGATGGGATCTGCTGCGCATTATTCGTGAAAAAAGTGCTTGTCCTGTGATCATGCTAACCGCACTGGATGACATTCGAGATCGTCTCAACGGATTAAATGCCGGTGCTGACGATTATATGAGCAAACCATTTGTCCCCGAAGAGGTTGTTGCAAGAGTTAATGCTGTACTGCGACGTAACCCTCACTATACTTCGGGTAGTGAGGATAAACGCTGTTACGGCAATCTCGTTATTGATCTCGCTGCCAAGCAGGTATTGCTTAATGGCGCTGAGGTTGCACTCACTCCACGTGACCTATCACTCCTCATATTTCTATCTGAATATCCGAACCGTACATTTACGAGAGATCATCTGATCGAACAGGTGTGGGGTATGGACTACGATGGCAGTGATCGTGCTGTAGATTTATCGATTAAACGACTACGTCAGGCTCTCTCCCACTGGTTGCCAGAGACAGGAGAAATTCGGACGTTGCGAGGAATGGGGTATCAATTTTGGATCGCAAACTGA
- a CDS encoding YceI family protein: MNKKTKTWIITGVAAVAIIGGGGYYFTNSYLGNNVEIEQVLPASTATSTTAVDSTGTAVTSDVVGSEQLNGDWNISEGSKVYFSVTTSQETVNFVDEQVSGKWTINVDDASQMKAEGQIEMDGIDSGNGQRDGHVKQADFFDIATYPQATFTATSFEGLPAEWPVGQTVDVKMNGTLTVKGVEKEVIFDAKAAYDNDQVLLSATSMVTFEDFGMENPHSVVLSTENDIKLQLELKLTK; the protein is encoded by the coding sequence ATGAACAAGAAGACCAAAACATGGATTATTACAGGGGTAGCTGCTGTGGCTATCATCGGAGGTGGAGGATATTACTTTACCAATAGTTACCTCGGCAATAACGTTGAAATCGAGCAAGTGCTTCCTGCTAGTACAGCAACATCAACCACGGCAGTAGATAGCACAGGAACGGCAGTAACAAGTGATGTTGTTGGCTCAGAGCAATTGAATGGAGACTGGAACATCAGTGAAGGCTCAAAAGTATATTTCTCTGTAACAACTTCACAGGAAACGGTTAATTTTGTGGACGAGCAGGTATCTGGTAAATGGACAATCAATGTAGATGACGCATCTCAGATGAAAGCAGAAGGACAGATTGAGATGGACGGTATTGACTCTGGTAATGGTCAACGTGACGGACATGTGAAGCAAGCGGATTTCTTCGATATTGCTACATACCCTCAAGCAACATTTACAGCTACCTCATTTGAAGGTTTACCAGCGGAATGGCCTGTAGGTCAGACGGTTGATGTGAAAATGAATGGTACATTGACTGTAAAAGGTGTTGAAAAAGAAGTCATTTTTGATGCAAAAGCTGCTTATGACAATGATCAGGTGTTGTTGTCTGCGACTTCAATGGTAACGTTCGAAGACTTCGGTATGGAAAACCCTCACTCTGTTGTTCTCTCAACAGAGAATGACATTAAGCTCCAGCTTGAGTTGAAGCTCACGAAATAA
- a CDS encoding glycosyl hydrolase 53 family protein: MNKRYISGCLVLLLLFCELGLLVQPADAATKVNVALNKEVTVKSEYLEYGSNKNHLVDGKLDTHWSSKEAATEEAPQWIQIDLDGEFRLNGAEIVLKEQKKIHLDVEVSFDGENWEQVATHREETTEQQLNFDFQTDLVRYVKVTIPFYDQQGAWPTLSEIRIFGQQEGREPENITAYDDVNITTIIGGAPVLPTEVRAQYGADQSGHVAVVWDHIDPEQYQLANTFSVNGHVEGATIQPTASVTVQGYQDDFIRGVDISTLTAIEDKKGKFLDSNGTERDLLDILKDRGVNYVRIRLWNDPQKSGGYNDKEDVIRLAKRVKEKGMKILLDFHYSDEWAHPGQQLRPKAWENLTFDQLKQAVYDYTYEVVGEMKEEGAMPDMVQIGNEINSGVLNGYVSTVNQTENVALLQRGVDAVRALQGDQHVQIMIHLAEGGQADMFDTYFGELEKGKLDYDIIGLSYYPFWHGTFADVQETMNRVSQKYKKDVVIAETSYPFSFKNGDAHGNIIGGPDKLNVGGATFPATVQGQYDAIAGIMDLIAEVPEGRGAGFFYWEPAWIPAGVGWIASEGDAWENHAMFDYDEFPGNGGNSLEGRALPSLDVYKRGMQNVPADRQHLSAAITRAQGLVAKDFEEQSWQLLAPAIEAANSVYRMVYTSAGVTQEEINDATSSLKQVMDSMEVIPANRALLQAKVDEAQTYKESDWSAVTWGIVTKALAHATQVLSDPRATQTDVDAAEKRLHEAISGLSDVDKTKLTLLIGEMQQQNASSYTHRSWKTLMDALQAAIVVRDKQSAVQSEVNQALETLQQANQSLVRLQALATHKTATASSSAGQGGVRRIHQKEQSMAIQRRHGEQIRA, encoded by the coding sequence GTGAACAAGAGGTACATAAGTGGTTGCCTTGTATTGCTACTGTTATTTTGCGAGCTAGGTTTGTTGGTTCAGCCGGCAGACGCGGCAACGAAGGTGAATGTAGCATTAAATAAAGAGGTGACCGTAAAATCGGAATATCTGGAGTATGGGAGTAATAAAAACCATCTGGTGGATGGTAAACTGGATACACATTGGAGTTCCAAAGAAGCAGCTACCGAAGAAGCTCCTCAATGGATTCAGATTGATCTGGATGGAGAGTTTCGCTTAAACGGGGCAGAGATTGTATTGAAAGAACAAAAGAAGATTCATCTTGATGTTGAGGTTTCTTTCGACGGGGAGAATTGGGAGCAAGTAGCAACTCATAGAGAAGAAACAACAGAGCAGCAGCTCAATTTTGACTTTCAAACCGATCTAGTTCGATATGTAAAAGTGACTATTCCATTTTATGATCAACAGGGGGCATGGCCAACGCTGTCCGAGATTCGTATTTTTGGACAACAAGAAGGACGTGAGCCGGAAAATATTACAGCATATGATGACGTGAATATCACGACAATCATTGGTGGTGCGCCTGTCTTACCTACCGAGGTTCGGGCACAGTATGGTGCGGATCAATCAGGTCATGTAGCCGTAGTCTGGGACCATATTGATCCTGAACAATATCAGTTGGCTAACACATTCAGTGTAAACGGTCATGTGGAAGGTGCGACAATTCAACCCACCGCTTCGGTAACGGTGCAAGGGTATCAAGATGATTTTATCAGAGGTGTCGATATTTCTACGTTAACGGCGATTGAAGACAAAAAGGGTAAATTCCTCGACAGCAACGGTACCGAAAGGGACTTGCTTGATATTCTTAAAGACCGTGGTGTAAATTACGTCCGTATTCGCTTGTGGAATGATCCACAAAAATCAGGAGGTTATAACGATAAAGAAGATGTCATCCGTTTAGCCAAGCGAGTGAAGGAAAAGGGCATGAAAATCCTGCTTGATTTCCATTACTCTGATGAGTGGGCGCATCCGGGTCAACAGCTACGTCCCAAAGCATGGGAGAATCTGACCTTCGATCAGTTGAAGCAGGCTGTATACGATTATACGTATGAGGTTGTTGGTGAAATGAAGGAAGAAGGTGCCATGCCAGACATGGTGCAAATTGGTAACGAGATTAACAGCGGAGTGCTTAATGGATACGTGAGTACAGTGAATCAGACGGAAAATGTTGCTCTGCTACAACGTGGTGTTGATGCTGTACGTGCCCTTCAAGGAGATCAGCACGTTCAGATTATGATTCATCTGGCTGAAGGTGGACAAGCGGATATGTTTGATACCTACTTCGGTGAATTGGAGAAAGGGAAACTGGATTACGATATTATCGGTCTCTCTTATTATCCGTTCTGGCACGGTACGTTCGCAGATGTACAGGAAACGATGAACCGAGTATCCCAGAAATACAAAAAAGATGTCGTTATTGCTGAAACATCGTATCCATTTTCCTTCAAAAATGGTGATGCCCATGGCAATATTATCGGTGGCCCGGACAAATTAAATGTCGGAGGTGCGACATTCCCAGCAACAGTGCAAGGTCAATATGACGCTATTGCTGGCATTATGGACTTGATTGCTGAAGTGCCCGAAGGACGTGGAGCTGGGTTCTTCTATTGGGAGCCTGCCTGGATTCCTGCTGGAGTGGGCTGGATTGCTTCCGAAGGGGATGCATGGGAAAATCATGCGATGTTCGACTACGATGAATTCCCAGGGAACGGAGGAAATTCCTTAGAAGGACGTGCATTGCCATCCCTTGATGTGTATAAACGCGGAATGCAGAATGTTCCTGCGGATCGTCAGCATTTATCTGCAGCAATTACACGTGCACAAGGTTTGGTAGCCAAAGATTTCGAAGAACAGAGCTGGCAATTGCTTGCGCCGGCGATTGAAGCTGCTAATTCTGTATACCGAATGGTATATACATCAGCAGGAGTAACGCAGGAAGAAATTAATGATGCAACCTCTTCTCTTAAGCAAGTCATGGATTCAATGGAAGTAATCCCCGCGAATCGAGCGTTGCTTCAAGCTAAGGTAGACGAAGCGCAGACATACAAGGAATCGGATTGGTCAGCGGTCACATGGGGGATTGTTACTAAGGCGCTTGCACATGCGACTCAGGTTCTATCAGATCCTAGAGCGACCCAGACTGATGTAGATGCGGCGGAGAAACGTTTACATGAAGCCATTAGCGGACTATCTGATGTAGACAAAACCAAATTAACGTTGCTGATCGGTGAGATGCAGCAGCAGAATGCCTCATCGTATACCCATCGAAGCTGGAAGACGCTAATGGATGCGTTGCAGGCTGCAATCGTTGTGAGAGATAAGCAAAGTGCAGTGCAATCTGAGGTTAATCAAGCTTTGGAAACATTACAGCAGGCCAATCAAAGTCTTGTTCGCCTGCAAGCTCTAGCAACCCATAAGACAGCGACAGCTTCTTCAAGTGCTGGACAAGGTGGGGTCAGGCGAATTCACCAGAAGGAGCAATCGATGGCAATACAACGACGTCATGGGGAACAGATCAGAGCGTAG